The proteins below come from a single Synechococcus sp. WH 8101 genomic window:
- a CDS encoding rhodanese-related sulfurtransferase, whose product MSERPPILVAAFYAFTPVPEATRESLLTALPALASREGVLGSVLIAAEGVNGTISGAEAGVEAVLNQLRDALWLGEAPFARLDVKRSWCAHQAFRRFRARRKMEIVSLGCPEVDPHRSVGTYVEPADWNALIDDPGTLVIDTRNHYEVAIGSFEGAVDPGTASFRQFPAWVEQHLKPRLAQQRPQRIAMFCTGGIRCEKASGYLQQQGFGEVHHLRGGILNYLEQVPEAQSRWRGECFVFDQRVALNHRLEPGVHQLCHACGLPLTPEQLAMDSYRPGVQCLHCVDRFSDADRARFAERQRQLQQRLQSDKR is encoded by the coding sequence ATGAGCGAGCGACCGCCGATCCTGGTGGCGGCGTTCTATGCCTTCACCCCCGTGCCTGAGGCGACGCGGGAGTCGTTGCTCACGGCCTTGCCGGCGCTGGCATCCCGCGAAGGGGTGCTCGGCTCGGTGTTGATCGCCGCTGAGGGGGTCAACGGCACGATCAGTGGTGCGGAGGCGGGCGTTGAGGCGGTGCTGAACCAGTTGAGGGATGCCCTGTGGTTGGGGGAGGCGCCCTTCGCCCGGCTGGATGTGAAACGCAGCTGGTGTGCGCATCAGGCCTTTCGTCGCTTTCGGGCTCGCCGCAAGATGGAGATCGTCAGTCTGGGCTGTCCGGAGGTGGATCCGCATCGCAGTGTGGGCACCTATGTGGAGCCCGCCGATTGGAATGCCCTGATCGATGACCCAGGCACCCTGGTGATCGACACCCGTAACCACTACGAGGTGGCGATCGGCAGCTTTGAGGGCGCCGTGGATCCGGGAACCGCCAGCTTTCGCCAGTTCCCGGCCTGGGTGGAGCAGCACTTGAAGCCGCGGCTGGCGCAGCAGCGACCGCAGCGGATCGCCATGTTCTGCACCGGCGGGATTCGTTGCGAAAAGGCCAGCGGTTATCTGCAGCAACAGGGATTCGGTGAGGTGCATCACCTGCGCGGCGGCATCCTCAACTACCTCGAGCAGGTGCCCGAAGCACAGAGCCGCTGGCGGGGGGAATGTTTTGTGTTTGATCAGCGGGTTGCCCTCAACCATCGCCTCGAGCCCGGTGTGCACCAGCTCTGTCACGCCTGTGGCCTGCCGTTGACCCCGGAGCAGCTGGCGATGGACTCCTACAGACCCGGGGTGCAGTGTCTGCACTGCGTCGATCGGTTCAGCGATGCCGATCGGGCCCGTTTCGCGGAGCGGCAACGCCAGCTGCAGCAACGCCTCCAGAGCGACAAGCGCTGA
- a CDS encoding isoprenyl transferase gives MSQRLAAHSDDPKLRTLPADLDSSRLPAHIAVIMDGNGRWAQARGLPRVMGHRAGVEALKTTLRLCSDWGVSALTAYAFSTENWSRPGDEVNFLMTLFERVLQRELQALEAEQVRIRFLGDLQALPSRLQDLIAEATARTAANAGIHFNVCTNYGGRRELVRAARHLAEQVAQGELDPAQIDENRLASELFTAGEQDPDLLIRTSGERRISNFLLWQLAYAEIHVTEVFWPDFDHAALLTALRDYQSRSRRFGGLQGWSESDALGS, from the coding sequence GTGAGCCAACGCTTGGCCGCCCATTCCGACGACCCAAAGCTGAGGACGCTGCCAGCTGACCTCGATTCCAGCCGGCTGCCGGCCCATATCGCCGTGATCATGGACGGCAACGGACGCTGGGCCCAGGCGCGGGGGCTGCCAAGGGTGATGGGGCATCGCGCCGGCGTAGAGGCGCTCAAGACGACGCTGCGTCTCTGCAGCGACTGGGGTGTTTCGGCCCTCACCGCCTATGCCTTCTCCACCGAGAACTGGTCCAGGCCCGGTGATGAGGTCAATTTTTTAATGACCTTGTTCGAGCGGGTGCTGCAGCGGGAACTGCAGGCGCTGGAGGCGGAGCAGGTGCGGATCCGCTTTCTCGGAGATCTCCAGGCCCTGCCGTCACGGTTGCAGGATCTCATCGCCGAGGCGACGGCCCGCACCGCCGCCAACGCGGGGATTCATTTCAACGTCTGCACCAACTACGGCGGACGCCGGGAGCTGGTGCGTGCTGCCCGCCATCTGGCGGAGCAGGTGGCCCAAGGGGAGCTCGATCCTGCCCAGATCGATGAAAACCGCCTGGCGTCTGAACTGTTCACCGCCGGTGAGCAGGATCCCGACTTGCTGATCCGCACCAGTGGTGAACGGCGGATCAGCAACTTTCTGCTTTGGCAGCTGGCCTATGCGGAGATCCACGTCACCGAGGTGTTCTGGCCCGATTTCGATCACGCCGCCCTGCTCACCGCCCTGCGCGATTACCAGAGCCGCAGCCGCCGTTTCGGTGGTCTGCAGGGATGGAGTGAGTCAGACGCTCTGGGATCCTGA
- the bioB gene encoding biotin synthase BioB, with translation MSDELTMAPVERRHDWSVAEIQTLLELPLIELLWRAQQVHRLANPGYRVQLASLLSVKTGGCEEDCAYCPQSMHHSSDVTGQPELDVAPVLERARAAKAAGADRFCMGWAWREIREGAAFESMLAMVRGVRELGLEACVTAGMLTDEQAERLAAAGLTAYNHNLDTSPEHYDQIITTRTYQERLETLQRVRRAGVTLCSGGIIGMGETVQDRASMLQVLAAMNPHPESVPINALVAVEGTPLEERAPVDPLELVRMVATARILMPSSRVRLSAGREQLSREAQILCLQAGADSIFYGDTLLTTGNPAVEADRALLAAAGVKASWEGSAR, from the coding sequence ATGAGCGATGAGCTGACCATGGCCCCGGTGGAGCGGCGTCATGACTGGAGTGTGGCCGAGATCCAGACCCTGCTGGAACTGCCCCTGATCGAGTTGCTCTGGCGGGCCCAGCAGGTGCATCGCCTCGCCAACCCTGGCTACCGGGTGCAGCTGGCCTCCCTGCTCAGCGTCAAGACCGGGGGCTGCGAGGAAGACTGCGCCTATTGCCCCCAGTCGATGCATCACAGCAGTGATGTGACCGGTCAGCCTGAGCTGGATGTGGCGCCTGTGCTGGAGCGGGCCAGGGCGGCCAAGGCCGCCGGTGCCGATCGGTTCTGCATGGGCTGGGCCTGGCGTGAGATCCGCGAGGGGGCAGCGTTCGAGTCGATGCTGGCGATGGTGCGTGGCGTGCGCGAACTGGGGCTGGAGGCGTGTGTGACGGCCGGGATGCTCACAGACGAGCAGGCGGAGCGTCTGGCGGCGGCGGGATTGACGGCCTACAACCACAACCTCGACACCAGCCCGGAGCACTACGACCAGATCATCACCACGCGCACCTATCAGGAGCGCCTGGAGACGCTGCAGCGGGTGCGGCGCGCCGGAGTGACCCTTTGCAGTGGCGGCATCATCGGCATGGGGGAGACGGTCCAAGACCGGGCCTCGATGCTGCAGGTGCTCGCCGCCATGAACCCCCACCCGGAGAGCGTGCCGATCAATGCCCTCGTTGCAGTTGAAGGCACGCCTTTGGAGGAGCGGGCGCCGGTGGACCCGCTGGAGCTGGTGCGCATGGTGGCGACGGCACGGATCCTGATGCCCTCCAGCCGTGTGCGACTCAGCGCAGGGCGAGAACAGCTGAGCCGCGAAGCCCAGATCCTCTGCCTGCAGGCCGGCGCCGATTCGATTTTTTACGGCGACACCCTGCTCACCACCGGCAATCCGGCGGTGGAGGCTGATCGGGCCCTGCTCGCCGCTGCCGGTGTGAAGGCCAGCTGGGAAGGGTCGGCCCGTTGA
- a CDS encoding DUF952 domain-containing protein — protein sequence MPASPILYSFRRCPYAIRARLALAAAGLRPGPDLELREVALKAKPPELVEVSAKATVPVLVCPQGEVIEESLAIMHWALAQADPGGWLAGWSASDRATIEALIHENDGPFKDHLDRFKYPDRYPGAVSEAHRQEALAILRRWNERLAAAGWLLGARPSLADWALMPFVRQFRLADPEGFDAEPGLAPLQGWLAHLLQGPELAAVMEAPWASRSAWRSQAWLYHLALRPEWQAARQSGTYDRSTRGQSLEAVGFIHLSAADQVDATAQRFYADLPPGEVLELCIDRQHLISAGLEVRWEPVPGSGEQFPHLYGALPLDAVVLAQPWTP from the coding sequence ATGCCCGCGAGCCCGATCCTTTACAGCTTCCGCCGCTGCCCCTACGCGATTCGTGCCCGGCTGGCCCTGGCGGCGGCGGGGTTGCGGCCAGGACCTGATCTGGAGCTGCGTGAAGTGGCCCTGAAGGCCAAGCCGCCGGAGCTGGTGGAGGTCTCCGCCAAAGCCACCGTGCCCGTGCTGGTGTGTCCGCAGGGCGAGGTGATCGAGGAAAGCCTGGCGATCATGCATTGGGCGCTGGCTCAGGCCGACCCTGGCGGCTGGCTCGCGGGATGGAGTGCGTCTGATCGCGCCACGATTGAGGCCTTGATCCACGAGAACGACGGCCCTTTCAAAGACCATCTCGATCGCTTCAAGTATCCCGATCGTTACCCGGGCGCAGTTTCTGAAGCTCATCGCCAGGAGGCCCTGGCCATCCTGCGGCGCTGGAATGAGCGTTTGGCGGCTGCGGGTTGGCTGCTCGGTGCGCGGCCTTCCCTGGCGGATTGGGCCCTGATGCCGTTTGTGCGGCAGTTCCGCCTCGCCGATCCGGAGGGCTTCGACGCTGAGCCTGGGCTGGCGCCGCTTCAGGGTTGGTTGGCGCATTTGTTGCAGGGCCCCGAGCTCGCGGCGGTGATGGAGGCGCCCTGGGCATCGCGCAGCGCCTGGCGCTCCCAGGCCTGGCTGTATCACCTGGCGCTGCGGCCGGAGTGGCAGGCGGCGCGGCAATCGGGGACCTACGACCGTTCCACCCGGGGACAATCCCTGGAGGCGGTGGGCTTCATTCACCTCAGCGCTGCCGATCAGGTGGACGCCACCGCCCAGCGTTTCTACGCCGATCTGCCGCCCGGTGAGGTGCTGGAGCTGTGCATCGACCGCCAGCATCTGATCAGCGCAGGCCTGGAGGTGCGCTGGGAGCCGGTGCCGGGGAGCGGCGAGCAATTTCCGCACCTCTACGGTGCCCTTCCCCTCGACGCTGTGGTGTTGGCCCAGCCCTGGACACCATGA